From Halotia branconii CENA392, the proteins below share one genomic window:
- a CDS encoding type II toxin-antitoxin system ParD family antitoxin: protein MNVSLTPELEKWVQSKVESGMYTSASEVIREGLRLLKEQDAFKAIRLAELRREIQQGIDSGESTPFNIDEIIELAKQQRQQRESA from the coding sequence ATGAACGTTTCTTTAACCCCAGAATTAGAAAAATGGGTGCAATCTAAAGTTGAAAGCGGTATGTATACTTCTGCTTCTGAAGTTATCCGTGAAGGTTTACGGCTTCTCAAGGAGCAGGATGCCTTCAAAGCAATACGCCTTGCAGAGTTGCGTCGGGAGATACAGCAAGGAATTGATAGTGGAGAATCCACACCTTTTAACATAGATGAAATCATCGAATTGGCAAAACAACAACGGCAGCAGAGAGAGTCTGCATAA
- a CDS encoding Uma2 family endonuclease, translating into MTAITINFNNVVKLNVDQFYQLCRDNPDVKFERNQLGEIIIMPPTGGETGKCNASMIADFVIWNRQTKLAEVFDSSTCFKLPNGSDRSPDVSWIKLERWNVLKPEQREKFPPIAPDFVLELMSSSDSLSETQAKMQEYVNAGVKLGWLIDRKTRRVEIYRQGQPKEILEFPTSLCGEDILPGFVLDLQIIWN; encoded by the coding sequence ATGACTGCAATTACCATCAACTTTAATAATGTCGTTAAATTGAACGTCGACCAATTTTACCAACTGTGTCGGGATAATCCCGATGTCAAATTTGAACGTAATCAGTTAGGGGAAATAATTATTATGCCACCCACGGGAGGAGAAACAGGAAAATGTAATGCATCAATGATTGCGGATTTTGTAATTTGGAACCGTCAAACAAAACTCGCAGAGGTATTCGACTCATCCACCTGCTTTAAACTCCCTAACGGTTCCGACCGTTCCCCCGATGTATCTTGGATAAAACTAGAGAGGTGGAACGTCCTCAAACCAGAACAGCGCGAAAAATTCCCACCCATTGCCCCAGATTTTGTTTTAGAATTGATGTCCTCGTCGGATAGCTTGAGTGAAACGCAAGCCAAAATGCAAGAATATGTGAATGCAGGTGTAAAACTGGGTTGGTTAATTGATAGAAAAACTCGCCGTGTGGAAATTTATCGACAAGGGCAACCAAAAGAGATATTAGAGTTTCCCACAAGCTTATGTGGAGAAGATATATTACCAGGGTTTGTTTTGGACTTACAGATAATATGGAATTAA
- the ligA gene encoding NAD-dependent DNA ligase LigA gives MTQIKSEIKQIEELRQLLQQASYAYYVLDAPIMEDAVYDRLYRELQQMEIEHPELVRLDSPTQRVGEKPAIHFTSVRHNIPLYSLENAFDIDELQSWEQRWRRQTPTTDAVEYVSELKIDGSAIALTYENGILVRGATRGDGIMGEDITQNVRTIRSIPLRLNLGDLENLEKVEVRGEAFLPLDVFRQINEERQKAGEQLFANPRNAAAGTLRQLDSRIVAKRRLDFFAYTLHISGMDDASIANTQWEALELLEKMGFRVNPNHKLCASLAEVAEYYQYWDTERLNLPYMTDGVVVKLNSFKLQEQLGFTQKFPRWAVALKYPAEEAPTRVENIAVNVGRTGALTPLAQMRPVQLAGTTVSRATLHNSDRVAQLDIRIGDTVIVRKAGEIIPEVTRVLTELRPPDSQPFVMPTHCPVCNQPVVRESDEAVTRCVNASCPAILKGEIEHWVSRDALDIKGVGEKLVHQLVDKNLVHSVADLYDLTADQLCALERMGKKSAEKLIDAIAQSKNQPWSRVLYGLGIRHVGSVNAQLLTQKYPTVDQLVTAKQSDIADIYGIGAEIAQSVYQWFRINANQTLVQRLQLTGLQFVATEDTTVSNSNQKFAGKTFVITGTLPTLKRDEAKALIQKAGGKVTDSVSKKTDYLVVGADAGSKLEKAQTLGINQLNETQLLEILEDSQN, from the coding sequence ATGACACAGATTAAGTCCGAAATAAAACAAATAGAAGAACTACGCCAACTGTTACAACAAGCCAGCTATGCATATTACGTTTTAGATGCGCCAATTATGGAAGATGCAGTGTACGATCGCCTGTATCGGGAATTGCAACAAATGGAAATTGAGCATCCAGAATTAGTCAGACTTGATAGTCCTACCCAGCGCGTGGGTGAGAAACCAGCAATACATTTTACCTCGGTACGACACAACATCCCACTTTATAGTCTAGAGAATGCCTTTGATATTGATGAATTGCAAAGTTGGGAGCAACGCTGGCGGCGACAAACACCCACAACAGATGCTGTAGAATATGTATCTGAGCTAAAAATTGATGGTTCTGCGATCGCTCTTACCTACGAAAATGGCATTCTAGTTAGGGGCGCAACTAGGGGTGATGGAATCATGGGTGAAGATATTACCCAAAATGTGCGGACAATTCGCTCAATTCCGTTGCGCTTGAATTTAGGTGATTTAGAAAACTTGGAAAAGGTAGAAGTCCGAGGCGAGGCGTTTTTACCGTTGGATGTGTTTAGACAAATCAACGAGGAAAGGCAAAAAGCAGGTGAACAGTTGTTTGCTAATCCTCGCAATGCGGCGGCTGGTACACTCAGACAATTAGATTCGCGCATTGTAGCCAAGCGGCGATTAGATTTTTTTGCCTACACACTACACATCTCTGGTATGGATGATGCCAGTATTGCTAATACCCAGTGGGAAGCGTTGGAGTTATTGGAAAAGATGGGTTTTCGGGTCAACCCAAACCATAAGCTATGTGCTTCACTAGCTGAAGTGGCGGAATATTATCAATACTGGGATACGGAACGGCTGAATCTACCCTACATGACCGATGGGGTAGTAGTAAAGCTAAATTCTTTTAAATTACAAGAACAGTTAGGATTTACCCAAAAATTCCCTCGCTGGGCGGTGGCGTTGAAATACCCAGCCGAAGAAGCGCCTACCCGCGTCGAAAATATTGCTGTCAATGTCGGTAGAACAGGGGCGTTGACACCTTTAGCGCAAATGCGTCCAGTACAATTAGCAGGAACGACAGTTTCTCGTGCTACTTTACACAATAGCGATCGCGTCGCTCAATTAGATATCCGCATTGGTGATACTGTAATTGTTCGTAAAGCTGGGGAAATTATCCCAGAAGTGACCAGGGTATTAACAGAACTGCGTCCCCCTGATAGTCAACCCTTTGTAATGCCCACCCATTGCCCAGTCTGCAATCAACCAGTGGTGCGAGAGTCAGATGAAGCAGTAACTCGCTGTGTAAATGCTTCTTGTCCAGCTATTCTCAAAGGAGAAATAGAACATTGGGTCAGCCGTGATGCTTTAGATATTAAAGGCGTAGGCGAAAAGCTGGTGCATCAACTTGTTGATAAAAACTTAGTGCATTCTGTGGCTGATTTGTATGATTTGACAGCAGACCAATTATGTGCATTAGAAAGAATGGGGAAAAAATCAGCAGAGAAATTAATAGATGCGATCGCTCAATCAAAAAACCAGCCCTGGTCAAGAGTATTGTATGGTTTAGGCATCCGTCATGTTGGTAGTGTGAATGCCCAATTATTGACCCAGAAGTATCCCACAGTAGACCAATTAGTGACAGCAAAACAATCAGATATTGCAGATATTTACGGTATTGGTGCAGAAATTGCTCAATCTGTATACCAATGGTTTCGCATTAATGCCAATCAAACCTTAGTTCAGCGTTTGCAACTAACAGGGTTACAATTTGTTGCCACAGAAGACACAACAGTTAGTAATAGTAATCAAAAGTTTGCGGGTAAGACTTTTGTGATTACAGGTACATTGCCAACCTTAAAGCGAGATGAGGCTAAGGCATTAATTCAAAAAGCTGGTGGTAAAGTAACTGATTCAGTCAGTAAAAAAACCGATTATTTAGTGGTAGGAGCAGATGCAGGTTCTAAGTTAGAAAAAGCGCAGACTTTAGGAATTAATCAGTTAAATGAAACCCAGTTATTAGAAATATTAGAAGACTCACAAAACTAA
- a CDS encoding vanadium-dependent haloperoxidase translates to MKTSFFINSAAATCLLALATIPIANAQVPNQPDSVRFNPRDTFSNPQFPPVLDDSQIVAPTAPNWKIPQNPVRRFDTFIIPPPPSNTSAQTADELRELNQLAATRNNPEVIKIITRWNFDPPASNYNYYFDHLVQLYQYSPPLAARCSAMLNEGIYSGLLAAWYNKFMYLRPRPDQVTNYAFQADNPRLPTPYHPAYPSGHSTSAGVFMAVGPACFPEEPVENFVALGRESSLARRQGGVHYYSDSVAGEALGYTVGSAVVRGYREDGSPLGGNTAPAVYSRPPSFNSNGTPTTTLVQKRTTINVGPQLSSDPSQPGRQRIILVPIRPNGQFTTAPVVKNPPDPLINIPAASTTQLGPVPGTPVNPTGTERNAPATFSDPDPAPNTGNVNNSAPIAPLNQVDSAPSSK, encoded by the coding sequence ATGAAGACTTCGTTTTTTATCAACAGTGCTGCTGCTACATGTCTGCTTGCCTTAGCTACTATTCCAATTGCTAATGCTCAGGTTCCAAATCAACCTGATAGTGTACGCTTCAATCCCAGAGATACTTTCTCAAATCCGCAGTTTCCACCAGTCTTAGACGATTCACAAATTGTTGCTCCTACTGCTCCCAACTGGAAAATACCCCAGAATCCGGTGAGAAGATTTGACACATTTATTATTCCCCCACCACCCTCAAATACATCTGCCCAAACAGCAGATGAATTGAGAGAATTGAACCAATTGGCGGCTACCCGTAACAATCCCGAAGTTATCAAAATCATCACTCGCTGGAACTTTGACCCACCTGCCTCAAACTATAATTACTATTTTGACCATTTAGTTCAACTTTATCAATATAGTCCACCTTTAGCGGCGCGCTGTAGCGCCATGCTTAACGAAGGTATCTATTCTGGTCTTCTAGCTGCATGGTACAACAAGTTTATGTATCTGCGTCCTCGTCCTGATCAGGTAACTAATTACGCTTTTCAAGCTGACAATCCCAGACTACCTACGCCTTACCATCCTGCTTACCCTTCTGGTCATTCCACCTCTGCTGGTGTATTTATGGCTGTTGGCCCTGCTTGTTTTCCTGAAGAACCAGTGGAGAACTTCGTTGCTTTAGGCAGAGAATCGTCTCTAGCACGGAGGCAAGGGGGTGTACACTACTACTCTGATTCAGTAGCTGGCGAAGCTTTGGGGTATACAGTTGGCAGTGCAGTAGTCAGGGGTTATAGAGAAGATGGCTCTCCACTTGGTGGTAATACGGCTCCTGCTGTATACAGCCGTCCACCGTCGTTTAACTCTAACGGTACGCCAACTACTACCCTTGTACAAAAGAGAACTACCATTAATGTAGGGCCACAACTGAGTTCAGACCCAAGTCAACCAGGCAGGCAAAGGATTATTTTAGTACCTATCAGACCAAACGGACAATTTACGACTGCCCCGGTTGTCAAAAATCCACCAGATCCATTAATCAATATCCCAGCAGCTAGTACCACACAACTTGGCCCAGTTCCGGGTACACCTGTTAACCCAACTGGAACCGAAAGAAATGCTCCAGCTACTTTCTCTGACCCAGATCCAGCACCTAACACGGGTAATGTAAATAACTCTGCTCCTATCGCTCCGTTAAATCAAGTGGATTCTGCTCCTTCAAGTAAATAA
- a CDS encoding polysaccharide biosynthesis/export family protein, which yields MLNKNLLKFLTQPVVGMALLTAFNVATPSASLAQGQPVFPTPQPVSPNYQTSIDTSYLLGGGDLIRVNVFEVPEYTGEYQVPPGGAINLPLIGSVPVLGLTTEQAADEIARRYSRFLKRPLISVNLLSPRPINILVAGEVTRPGAYTLSLSGGAGNNPGVQYPTVLAALTTAQGVTLAADVSEVKLKRKTGRSSEQVVTINLKNIIQTGDTTQDITLRDGDTIIVPTATNFDVAEARNLFAANFAASQTTPRTVAIIGEVNRPGSYLVGSGGGAEGQSGTATATGGGLPTVTRAIQLAGGITSQADVRNLKLRRPTRTGTEQTVDINLWQLLQSGDVNQDIIVQDGDTIVIPTATEVNAAEATQLATTTLSPNAIQVGVVGEVKNPGALEIKPNSSLNQALLAAGGFNDARASRSTVDLIRLNPDGSVTKREVKVDFSQGINEQTNPILRNNDVLVVSRSGLAKTGDSVGAIVNPLGGLLGIFRALFGFF from the coding sequence ATGCTTAACAAAAATTTACTAAAATTTCTTACCCAACCAGTTGTGGGTATGGCTTTATTAACAGCTTTTAATGTCGCGACTCCATCTGCGAGCCTAGCTCAGGGACAACCAGTATTTCCTACTCCACAACCAGTATCACCAAATTATCAAACCTCAATAGATACAAGTTACTTATTAGGAGGCGGTGATCTTATTCGTGTGAACGTATTTGAAGTACCAGAATATACAGGTGAGTATCAAGTTCCTCCAGGTGGAGCAATAAATTTACCTTTAATTGGCAGCGTACCTGTTTTAGGATTAACAACAGAACAAGCTGCCGACGAAATTGCTAGAAGATACTCACGCTTTCTCAAGCGTCCTTTAATTTCTGTCAACCTTTTATCGCCTCGTCCTATCAATATTTTGGTTGCTGGAGAGGTGACACGTCCTGGAGCTTACACTCTCAGTTTAAGTGGAGGCGCAGGGAATAATCCAGGCGTACAATATCCAACTGTACTAGCTGCACTGACAACAGCTCAGGGAGTTACCTTAGCAGCAGATGTATCTGAAGTTAAATTAAAGCGTAAAACAGGCCGCTCTTCTGAGCAAGTTGTTACTATCAATTTAAAAAATATTATCCAAACAGGTGATACAACACAAGATATTACCTTAAGAGATGGAGACACGATTATTGTACCAACTGCCACTAACTTCGACGTAGCAGAAGCACGCAATTTATTTGCAGCTAACTTTGCAGCCAGTCAAACCACACCCCGTACAGTAGCAATCATCGGTGAAGTTAATCGTCCTGGTTCATATCTTGTCGGGTCGGGTGGTGGTGCAGAAGGGCAGTCAGGTACAGCTACAGCCACAGGAGGTGGTCTGCCAACTGTAACGCGGGCAATTCAACTAGCTGGAGGCATTACATCACAAGCCGATGTTCGTAATCTCAAGCTCCGCAGACCTACAAGAACTGGCACAGAACAAACGGTAGATATTAATCTTTGGCAGTTGTTACAAAGTGGTGATGTCAATCAAGACATAATTGTCCAAGATGGGGATACTATTGTTATTCCGACTGCAACCGAGGTAAATGCAGCAGAAGCTACTCAATTAGCTACCACTACTTTGTCTCCTAATGCTATTCAAGTTGGTGTAGTTGGTGAGGTCAAAAACCCAGGAGCTTTAGAAATCAAGCCTAACAGCTCTTTGAATCAGGCATTGCTGGCGGCTGGCGGATTCAATGATGCTAGAGCTAGTAGGTCTACAGTCGATTTGATTCGGCTCAACCCAGATGGTTCTGTTACCAAACGTGAAGTAAAAGTGGATTTCTCTCAAGGTATTAACGAACAAACAAATCCCATACTTCGCAACAATGATGTTTTAGTGGTCAGCCGTTCAGGTTTAGCTAAAACTGGTGATAGTGTAGGTGCTATAGTTAATCCTCTAGGTGGTTTATTGGGAATCTTCAGAGCTTTATTTGGTTTCTTTTAA
- a CDS encoding ABC transporter ATP-binding protein, whose amino-acid sequence MKSVVDNLNSHPQTIDTPPVVLTSELRKVYRTGFWLNQKVVSLKSCSLTVYKGETFGLLGPNGAGKTTLLKLLLGIIRPTGGRGLLFGKPLGDRHIKQYIGYLSENPYLYEYLTGWEFLQLAAGLFQIPQSLQRQRIPQLLELVGLSVADARKKQMRRYSKGMLQRVAMAQALINDPELIFLDEPMSGLDPLGRYQMREIILSLKAAGKTIFFNSHVLSEVEQICDRVAILSQGVLICIGSLDELLGKGDTYQVKGQGGDWEILQKWIPSLTFAPDGTWQGILQQDCYDFLASLRLMGGQIISMNLSHYSLEEFFIQKIHQQNNSLS is encoded by the coding sequence ATGAAGTCTGTTGTAGACAACCTTAATTCTCACCCGCAGACTATAGACACGCCGCCAGTAGTCCTGACTTCTGAATTGCGAAAGGTCTATCGCACAGGCTTTTGGTTGAATCAAAAAGTGGTATCCCTTAAAAGCTGTTCTTTGACAGTTTATAAGGGAGAAACTTTTGGTTTACTAGGGCCTAATGGTGCTGGTAAAACAACCCTTTTAAAATTGTTATTGGGGATTATTCGCCCTACAGGTGGACGAGGATTGCTGTTTGGTAAACCGCTAGGCGATCGCCACATCAAACAATACATTGGCTATCTCAGCGAAAATCCTTACTTGTATGAGTATCTCACTGGCTGGGAATTTTTGCAGCTAGCCGCAGGTCTATTTCAAATTCCTCAAAGCTTACAACGCCAACGCATTCCTCAACTACTAGAATTAGTGGGTTTATCTGTCGCTGATGCTCGTAAAAAACAGATGCGGCGCTATTCTAAAGGTATGCTACAGCGTGTTGCTATGGCACAGGCACTAATTAATGATCCAGAATTGATCTTTCTAGATGAACCAATGTCTGGTCTCGATCCTTTAGGGCGTTACCAAATGCGCGAAATTATTCTATCTCTAAAAGCCGCAGGTAAGACGATTTTCTTCAACAGCCATGTTCTGAGTGAGGTAGAGCAAATTTGCGATCGCGTTGCCATCCTCTCTCAAGGCGTATTAATTTGCATCGGTTCTCTTGATGAATTATTAGGTAAAGGGGATACATATCAAGTCAAAGGTCAAGGTGGTGACTGGGAAATTCTGCAAAAATGGATACCTAGTCTAACGTTTGCACCTGATGGTACTTGGCAAGGTATACTACAACAAGACTGCTATGATTTTCTTGCCAGTCTCCGCTTGATGGGAGGACAAATAATTTCTATGAATTTGTCTCATTACTCTTTAGAAGAATTTTTTATCCAAAAAATACACCAGCAAAATAACTCACTTAGCTAA